Proteins encoded by one window of Melospiza melodia melodia isolate bMelMel2 chromosome 9, bMelMel2.pri, whole genome shotgun sequence:
- the FAM204A gene encoding protein FAM204A isoform X1 produces MWSGLLPPGLNESDVDLSSDDGDESPDSCSKQEAKEDTERVQGTGQESNGSSEPLVPVADEEGEFQTCPPGVSVNIWNKFVELQKKHQEMKMQVREENRCRKRKRRRKAKQRKSDEVAQSSQQLENEDKWKELTQYFGINDRFESPVDSRAPQKSGLELSIEKCVAEGDIAKAEELSDRLATRELGVKIAKAAACRNFVKAKQEAEAAQEAQKKKKLAWGFEAKKRWETKSNMGYM; encoded by the exons ATGTGGAGTGGGCTGTTGCCTCCAGGACTGAATGAAAGTGATGTTGATCTGAGTTCTGATGATGGAGACGAATCACCTGATTCCTGTTCAAAGCAAGAGGCAAAAGAAGATACTGAAAGAGTTCAGGGGACTGGACAAGAAAGTAATGGCAGCAGTGAACCTCTTGTACCAGTGGCAGATGAAGAAGGTGAATTTCAAACGTGCCCTCCTGGAGTTTCTGTAAATATCTGGAAT AAATTTGTGGAGCTTCAGAAGAAACACCAGGAAATGAAAATGCAAGTGAGAGAGGAAAACAGATGCCGAAAAAGAAAGCGCCGCCGAAAAg caAAGCAGAGAAAGAGCGATGAAGTGGCTCAGAG tagTCAGCAGTTGGAAAATGAAGACAAATGGAAGGAACTTACACAATACTTTGGAATCAATGATAGATTTGAATCACCTGTGGACAGCAGGGCTCCACAAAAG tctgGCCTGGAACTGAGCATAGAGAAGTGTGTGGCTGAAGGTGACATTGCCAAGGCTGAGGAGCTGAGTGACAGATTGGCCACTCGTGAG CTTGGTGTGAAAATTGCCAAAGCTGCCGCTTGCCGCAACTTTGTAAAAGCCAAGCAAGAAGCAGAGGCTGCCCAGGAAGctcaaaagaaaaagaagcttGCTTGGGG ATTTGAAGCCAAGAAAAGATGGGAAACAAAAAGCAACATGGGATACATGTAG
- the FAM204A gene encoding protein FAM204A isoform X5 → MMETNHLIPVQSKRQKKILKEFRGLDKKVMAAVNLLYQWQMKKKFVELQKKHQEMKMQVREENRCRKRKRRRKAKQRKSDEVAQSSQQLENEDKWKELTQYFGINDRFESPVDSRAPQKSGLELSIEKCVAEGDIAKAEELSDRLATRELGVKIAKAAACRNFVKAKQEAEAAQEAQKKKKLAWGFEAKKRWETKSNMGYM, encoded by the exons ATGATGGAGACGAATCACCTGATTCCTGTTCAAAGCAAGAGGCAAAAGAAGATACTGAAAGAGTTCAGGGGACTGGACAAGAAAGTAATGGCAGCAGTGAACCTCTTGTACCAGTGGCAGATGAAGAAG AAATTTGTGGAGCTTCAGAAGAAACACCAGGAAATGAAAATGCAAGTGAGAGAGGAAAACAGATGCCGAAAAAGAAAGCGCCGCCGAAAAg caAAGCAGAGAAAGAGCGATGAAGTGGCTCAGAG tagTCAGCAGTTGGAAAATGAAGACAAATGGAAGGAACTTACACAATACTTTGGAATCAATGATAGATTTGAATCACCTGTGGACAGCAGGGCTCCACAAAAG tctgGCCTGGAACTGAGCATAGAGAAGTGTGTGGCTGAAGGTGACATTGCCAAGGCTGAGGAGCTGAGTGACAGATTGGCCACTCGTGAG CTTGGTGTGAAAATTGCCAAAGCTGCCGCTTGCCGCAACTTTGTAAAAGCCAAGCAAGAAGCAGAGGCTGCCCAGGAAGctcaaaagaaaaagaagcttGCTTGGGG ATTTGAAGCCAAGAAAAGATGGGAAACAAAAAGCAACATGGGATACATGTAG
- the FAM204A gene encoding protein FAM204A isoform X4 codes for MWSGLLPPGLNESDVDLSSDDGDESPDSCSKQEAKEDTERVQGTGQESNGSSEPLVPVADEEEICGASEETPGNENASERGKQMPKKKAPPKSQQLENEDKWKELTQYFGINDRFESPVDSRAPQKSGLELSIEKCVAEGDIAKAEELSDRLATRELGVKIAKAAACRNFVKAKQEAEAAQEAQKKKKLAWGFEAKKRWETKSNMGYM; via the exons ATGTGGAGTGGGCTGTTGCCTCCAGGACTGAATGAAAGTGATGTTGATCTGAGTTCTGATGATGGAGACGAATCACCTGATTCCTGTTCAAAGCAAGAGGCAAAAGAAGATACTGAAAGAGTTCAGGGGACTGGACAAGAAAGTAATGGCAGCAGTGAACCTCTTGTACCAGTGGCAGATGAAGAAG AAATTTGTGGAGCTTCAGAAGAAACACCAGGAAATGAAAATGCAAGTGAGAGAGGAAAACAGATGCCGAAAAAGAAAGCGCCGCCGAAAAg TCAGCAGTTGGAAAATGAAGACAAATGGAAGGAACTTACACAATACTTTGGAATCAATGATAGATTTGAATCACCTGTGGACAGCAGGGCTCCACAAAAG tctgGCCTGGAACTGAGCATAGAGAAGTGTGTGGCTGAAGGTGACATTGCCAAGGCTGAGGAGCTGAGTGACAGATTGGCCACTCGTGAG CTTGGTGTGAAAATTGCCAAAGCTGCCGCTTGCCGCAACTTTGTAAAAGCCAAGCAAGAAGCAGAGGCTGCCCAGGAAGctcaaaagaaaaagaagcttGCTTGGGG ATTTGAAGCCAAGAAAAGATGGGAAACAAAAAGCAACATGGGATACATGTAG
- the FAM204A gene encoding protein FAM204A isoform X2, with product MWSGLLPPGLNESDVDLSSDDGDESPDSCSKQEAKEDTERVQGTGQESNGSSEPLVPVADEEGEFQTCPPGVSVNIWNKFVELQKKHQEMKMQVREENRCRKRKRRRKAKQRKSDEVAQSQQLENEDKWKELTQYFGINDRFESPVDSRAPQKSGLELSIEKCVAEGDIAKAEELSDRLATRELGVKIAKAAACRNFVKAKQEAEAAQEAQKKKKLAWGFEAKKRWETKSNMGYM from the exons ATGTGGAGTGGGCTGTTGCCTCCAGGACTGAATGAAAGTGATGTTGATCTGAGTTCTGATGATGGAGACGAATCACCTGATTCCTGTTCAAAGCAAGAGGCAAAAGAAGATACTGAAAGAGTTCAGGGGACTGGACAAGAAAGTAATGGCAGCAGTGAACCTCTTGTACCAGTGGCAGATGAAGAAGGTGAATTTCAAACGTGCCCTCCTGGAGTTTCTGTAAATATCTGGAAT AAATTTGTGGAGCTTCAGAAGAAACACCAGGAAATGAAAATGCAAGTGAGAGAGGAAAACAGATGCCGAAAAAGAAAGCGCCGCCGAAAAg caAAGCAGAGAAAGAGCGATGAAGTGGCTCAGAG TCAGCAGTTGGAAAATGAAGACAAATGGAAGGAACTTACACAATACTTTGGAATCAATGATAGATTTGAATCACCTGTGGACAGCAGGGCTCCACAAAAG tctgGCCTGGAACTGAGCATAGAGAAGTGTGTGGCTGAAGGTGACATTGCCAAGGCTGAGGAGCTGAGTGACAGATTGGCCACTCGTGAG CTTGGTGTGAAAATTGCCAAAGCTGCCGCTTGCCGCAACTTTGTAAAAGCCAAGCAAGAAGCAGAGGCTGCCCAGGAAGctcaaaagaaaaagaagcttGCTTGGGG ATTTGAAGCCAAGAAAAGATGGGAAACAAAAAGCAACATGGGATACATGTAG
- the FAM204A gene encoding protein FAM204A isoform X3: protein MWSGLLPPGLNESDVDLSSDDGDESPDSCSKQEAKEDTERVQGTGQESNGSSEPLVPVADEEEICGASEETPGNENASERGKQMPKKKAPPKSSQQLENEDKWKELTQYFGINDRFESPVDSRAPQKSGLELSIEKCVAEGDIAKAEELSDRLATRELGVKIAKAAACRNFVKAKQEAEAAQEAQKKKKLAWGFEAKKRWETKSNMGYM, encoded by the exons ATGTGGAGTGGGCTGTTGCCTCCAGGACTGAATGAAAGTGATGTTGATCTGAGTTCTGATGATGGAGACGAATCACCTGATTCCTGTTCAAAGCAAGAGGCAAAAGAAGATACTGAAAGAGTTCAGGGGACTGGACAAGAAAGTAATGGCAGCAGTGAACCTCTTGTACCAGTGGCAGATGAAGAAG AAATTTGTGGAGCTTCAGAAGAAACACCAGGAAATGAAAATGCAAGTGAGAGAGGAAAACAGATGCCGAAAAAGAAAGCGCCGCCGAAAAg tagTCAGCAGTTGGAAAATGAAGACAAATGGAAGGAACTTACACAATACTTTGGAATCAATGATAGATTTGAATCACCTGTGGACAGCAGGGCTCCACAAAAG tctgGCCTGGAACTGAGCATAGAGAAGTGTGTGGCTGAAGGTGACATTGCCAAGGCTGAGGAGCTGAGTGACAGATTGGCCACTCGTGAG CTTGGTGTGAAAATTGCCAAAGCTGCCGCTTGCCGCAACTTTGTAAAAGCCAAGCAAGAAGCAGAGGCTGCCCAGGAAGctcaaaagaaaaagaagcttGCTTGGGG ATTTGAAGCCAAGAAAAGATGGGAAACAAAAAGCAACATGGGATACATGTAG